The Streptomyces sp. ALI-76-A nucleotide sequence CGCCGAGCGTCGGCCCCTCCCCGGCCTCGTCGGCCCAGTGCGCCGCCTCCAGGGCGTGTTCGGCGGCCTCCCCGGACAACCCCCGGCCGGCGACGACCTCGCCGAGCTGAAGGTGCAGCTGCGCCCGTCCGGTCGGCTCCAGGTGCGGTCCGCCGTGCTCCAGGGCGGCCCGCAGGGCCCGTTCCGTCTCGTCCAGATCGCCGAGGTGATGGGCGAGCCCGGCGAGCCGGGCTTCGTACTCCACCGCGAACCAGGGCAGCCCGGCCCCGACGAAGCCCTCCGCCGCCCGCGCGAACAGCTCCGCGGCCGTCTCCACCTCCCCGGTGCGCGTCGCCACCTCCGCGAGCATCGCCTGCGCCTCGGCGGCCCGCGCGGCCAGCCGGACATCGTCCCCGGTGCGACCCTCGACCAGGGCCAGCACCTCCCGGGCGGCCCCCTCGGCCTCGGCGAGCACCACGCCGAAGGAGGGAACCGTGCCCCCGCGCGGGGCGTCGCCGGCCTCCGGGTTCTCCCCGGGGCCGTCCGCGTCGCCCCCGGACTCCTCGGGAGACTCCGCCTCCTGCACCCGCCGCATCAGCACCCGGGCCCGCCCCATCAGCACGGACGCCGTCTGGTGCACACCCGTCCCGCCGTCGGCGTAGAGGGCGAGGACCTCGTCGTAGGGGGCGGTGACCGCCGCGAGGGCCTCGGCCACGTGGCCGTCGAGGGCGTGGACGTACGCCGCACGGGTGCGTGCCGCCAGCGCCTCGCCCGGGTCGTCCGCCTCCGCGTACAGCTCGGCCGCCCGTTCGAAGAGGGCGACGCCCTCCGGGCCGAGGCCCATCGCCTGGTGGTCGGCGATCTCCGCACGGTCACGGGCGTCCAGCTCGACGCCCTCCGCGGCGCGCGCGACCGCCGCCCACGCCTCGATCGCGTTCGGCCGCAGGGTGTCCGACAGGCGCCGTGCCTCGGTGAGCAGCGCGGCCAGGTCGGGCTCTCGCGGGGCCACGGCCGGCGGCGGAACCACCGCGGCCACGGAGGCCGTCCGTACCGAACGCACGCCCAGCGGCAGCCGCTCCACCAGGGGCCGCTGCGCCATGCGCGCGCGTGCCTGCTCGCTCACGTGCCGCGTGCCGTTGCGCTCGTCGAAGCGGGCGGCCAGGGCGAGCGCCCGCCCGCGCGCGTGGGCGGCGAGGTCCCGCGCGGTCCATGCCCGCCCGGCCGGCCCGGGGACCTGCCGGTCGCCGAGACCGAGTTCGGTCAGCCGGTCCATGAGCAGGGCCACCACGGCCATGAAGTCCAGTTCGCTGCGCGGATGCCCCTCGTCCGTGAAGTACGTCGGCCGTTGCGCGAGCAGCTCCAGTCCACGCGCCTCGTTCCCGGTCAGCGCGCAGAACTCGACGTGGTCCGCGTAGGCGTCACGCATGCTCTCCATGGCCCGCACCAGCCGGAAACCCCGCAGATGGTGGGCCCGGGCCTCCTCCACGCGTCCCAGCCGCAGCAGGGGCGCCAGGGAGGACGCGAGGACCGTGTGCGGCTCGTGGGCACAGCTGAACTCGCCCGCCAGGACCGGCTCCCACAGCTCCAGCGCCTCGGCGTCCCGGCCCCGCTCCGCCTGCCACCAGCCCTGCCCCTGTAGCTCGCACGCGTGGCAGTCGGCCATGGTGTCCCGGTCGGCGGCCAGCCACGCGGTGTACGCCCGCTCGGCCCGCCGCATGTCGCCGATGTGCGCGGCCACACTGAACTCGGCGCCGCGCACGGCCCGTTCGGAGTGTCCGGCG carries:
- a CDS encoding tetratricopeptide repeat protein, with the protein product MSGITDIDGLRRAMAENAEQPEGAARNARAEQLLAEAEKLNVPLAVIEALGHQLKVYNYSSEKAKMFVPFARLLRLWDERPEDFDAYETHALHWTFKWVSSGMLDQPHIPLASIEKWLGEMEHRYRLAGHSERAVRGAEFSVAAHIGDMRRAERAYTAWLAADRDTMADCHACELQGQGWWQAERGRDAEALELWEPVLAGEFSCAHEPHTVLASSLAPLLRLGRVEEARAHHLRGFRLVRAMESMRDAYADHVEFCALTGNEARGLELLAQRPTYFTDEGHPRSELDFMAVVALLMDRLTELGLGDRQVPGPAGRAWTARDLAAHARGRALALAARFDERNGTRHVSEQARARMAQRPLVERLPLGVRSVRTASVAAVVPPPAVAPREPDLAALLTEARRLSDTLRPNAIEAWAAVARAAEGVELDARDRAEIADHQAMGLGPEGVALFERAAELYAEADDPGEALAARTRAAYVHALDGHVAEALAAVTAPYDEVLALYADGGTGVHQTASVLMGRARVLMRRVQEAESPEESGGDADGPGENPEAGDAPRGGTVPSFGVVLAEAEGAAREVLALVEGRTGDDVRLAARAAEAQAMLAEVATRTGEVETAAELFARAAEGFVGAGLPWFAVEYEARLAGLAHHLGDLDETERALRAALEHGGPHLEPTGRAQLHLQLGEVVAGRGLSGEAAEHALEAAHWADEAGEGPTLGAWARHQLGGFLLRQGRWAEAAEVLESALADLSAETHGDGAIVQTQWWLGDCLSELGEHREAAERRLRAAEIARHWPEQHDHATLAHLAAESLGHAGLPTEADRAYARAGELWRVLGNVHGLVRSLRARAWLALRTEDEPDAARELMADAVRECEAALGAAADDEETRRRLVAELGHTRRQFGDLLARSAAEDAEDDSIRSVLEEALSQVAEAIVVFTALGADALTSRTGAELAAGWLEADLSRPSNAAARARAVLSAYAENKEDEDETARSRRADARQLLGVVEEQAAG